GTGATTGTATTTTCTAAAACATTCTCCTTTTTCATCATCATCATGATAGTCATAATCACCTTCCCAACCGGTATGGCATTTTATTCCAAAATGATTATTAGTTTTTTTCACTAAAGCGCTACGCCCGTAACCACTTTCTAGAATACCTTGTGCTAAAGTAATACTTGCAGGAATCCCGTAGGCCTTCATTTCAAACTGAGCAATTTCAGAAAAGGTATTTATATATTCCTGAACAGAATTTATAGGAAAGTCTATAAATTTACCGGAATCTTCGGGGAGCACATAAAGATTTTCATCAGCCGCCACAACCTCGGCAGGTTTCGCTTCTGATTTACTTACATAACTACCTGGCTTTTTTGAGTTAGAAACTGCTTTTTTATTGGATTTACATCCGGCAAGAAAAACAAGAACTAATAGAAGCGTTACCTTTTTTATCATAATTCTAGTACTGGTAAATTTTTATTTTTTAATACTTTATTCATTCCGGAAATGCCTTGTAGGCCTCCAGTGTGTATGGCTAAGATTTTAGTTCCAGGCTTAAAATAGTCCTGCGCAACCAAATCTAAAATACCGAACATCATTTTACCCGTATAAACAGGGTCTAAAGGAATGGATGTTTTCAATTTAAAATCGTTGATAAAATCTACCAACTCTTTTGAAATCTTGCCATATCCACCAAAATTATACTTTGTTTCTAAAACCCAATTAGATTTCTTTACAAATTTACAAATATCTTTTTTTAGAAAATCACCTTTTAAAGCAGGAAAACCTATCGTTGTCTGATGTTCTCTAGAGGAATTAATAATTCCTGAAATTGTACCACCCGTGCCTACGCAGGTCGCTATCACATCAAAATCTAAATCTTTAATATCTAATATTTCTTCACACCCCAGAACTGCAAGGCTATTTGTACCGCCTTCTGGAATGCGATAAAAGGAACCAAATTCTTTTTTCAAGCCTTCTATAGCTACAAGCTCCTCTTTTCCTCTGTACCAATCTCTTGTAACAAACTTAAATTGCATACCATTAGCATGCGCAAATTTTAAAGTAGGATTCTCTTGCCACTTCTCTTTAAGCTCTTCTCCTCTAATAATACCAAGTGTATTAAAGCCATATTCTTTACCCGCATAAGCAGTTGCTGCTATATGATTGCTATAGGCTCCACCATACGTTAATAGGGTTTTAATACCTCTATTTTCCGCCTCCTTTATATTGTACTTAAGTTTTCTATACTTATTCCCCGAAATAAATGGATGGAGCTCATCTTCCCTTTTTATACAAAGAGTGATCTTTTTATTATTTAAAATTGGAAGCTCTATTTTTTGATTACTACTTATCACTCGTCCATCTT
This genomic stretch from Cellulophaga algicola DSM 14237 harbors:
- a CDS encoding glucosaminidase domain-containing protein, translating into MIKKVTLLLVLVFLAGCKSNKKAVSNSKKPGSYVSKSEAKPAEVVAADENLYVLPEDSGKFIDFPINSVQEYINTFSEIAQFEMKAYGIPASITLAQGILESGYGRSALVKKTNNHFGIKCHTGWEGDYDYHDDDEKGECFRKYNHPMYSFRDHSIFLTSRARYSFLFDLDNDDYRGWAHGLKQAGYATDRKYPSKLISFIEQYDLHTYDKLVHNEGYVSKKEPKNYDYKTHVVQKGDTLYSISRKYFVSVEELMKINKMNSSSLAIGQQLVVKSVKK
- a CDS encoding 1-aminocyclopropane-1-carboxylate deaminase/D-cysteine desulfhydrase; the protein is MISSNQKIELPILNNKKITLCIKREDELHPFISGNKYRKLKYNIKEAENRGIKTLLTYGGAYSNHIAATAYAGKEYGFNTLGIIRGEELKEKWQENPTLKFAHANGMQFKFVTRDWYRGKEELVAIEGLKKEFGSFYRIPEGGTNSLAVLGCEEILDIKDLDFDVIATCVGTGGTISGIINSSREHQTTIGFPALKGDFLKKDICKFVKKSNWVLETKYNFGGYGKISKELVDFINDFKLKTSIPLDPVYTGKMMFGILDLVAQDYFKPGTKILAIHTGGLQGISGMNKVLKNKNLPVLEL